A genomic window from Cricetulus griseus strain 17A/GY chromosome 4, alternate assembly CriGri-PICRH-1.0, whole genome shotgun sequence includes:
- the Tmem50b gene encoding transmembrane protein 50B isoform X3: MAGFLDNFRWPECECIDWSERRNAVASVVAGILFFTGWWIMIDAAVVYPKPEQLNHAFHTCGVFSTLAFFMINAVSNAQVRGDSYESGCLGRTGARVWLFIGFMLMFGSLIASMWILFGAYVTQNIDVYPGLAVFFQNALIFFRRHTQNS, from the exons ATGGCAGGCTTCCTAGATAACTTCCGATGGCCAGAGTGTGAATGTATTGACTGGAGTGAGAGAAGGAATGCCGTGGCCTCCGTGGTTGCAGGCATATTG TTTTTTACAGGTTGGTGGATAATGATCGATGCTGCTGTGGTCTATCCTAAGCCTGAGCAGTTGAATCACGCTTTTCACACATGTGGTGTGTTTTCTACACTGGCTTTCTTCAT GATAAATGCTGTATCCAATGCGCAAGTGAGAGGTGACAGCTATGAAAGCGGCTGTTTAGGAAGAACAG GTGCTCGAGTCTGGCTCTTCATTGGTTTCATGCTGATGTTCGGGTCACTTATTGCCTCCATGTGGATTCTTTTTGGTGCATATGTTACTCAAA ATATTGATGTTTATCCTGGACTAGCTGTGTTCTTTCAAAATGCCCTTATATTTTTTAG GAGACACACTCAGAACTCCTGA
- the Tmem50b gene encoding transmembrane protein 50B isoform X1 — MAGFLDNFRWPECECIDWSERRNAVASVVAGILFFTGWWIMIDAAVVYPKPEQLNHAFHTCGVFSTLAFFMINAVSNAQVRGDSYESGCLGRTGARVWLFIGFMLMFGSLIASMWILFGAYVTQNIDVYPGLAVFFQNALIFFSTLIYKFGRTEELWT; from the exons ATGGCAGGCTTCCTAGATAACTTCCGATGGCCAGAGTGTGAATGTATTGACTGGAGTGAGAGAAGGAATGCCGTGGCCTCCGTGGTTGCAGGCATATTG TTTTTTACAGGTTGGTGGATAATGATCGATGCTGCTGTGGTCTATCCTAAGCCTGAGCAGTTGAATCACGCTTTTCACACATGTGGTGTGTTTTCTACACTGGCTTTCTTCAT GATAAATGCTGTATCCAATGCGCAAGTGAGAGGTGACAGCTATGAAAGCGGCTGTTTAGGAAGAACAG GTGCTCGAGTCTGGCTCTTCATTGGTTTCATGCTGATGTTCGGGTCACTTATTGCCTCCATGTGGATTCTTTTTGGTGCATATGTTACTCAAA ATATTGATGTTTATCCTGGACTAGCTGTGTTCTTTCAAAATGCCCTTATATTTTTTAG CACTCTGATCTACAAATTTGGAAGAACTGAAGAGCTCTGGACTTGA
- the Tmem50b gene encoding transmembrane protein 50B isoform X4: protein MAGFLDNFRWPECECIDWSERRNAVASVVAGILFFTGWWIMIDAAVVYPKPEQLNHAFHTCGVFSTLAFFMINAVSNAQVRGDSYESGCLGRTGARVWLFIGFMLMFGSLIASMWILFGAYVTQNIDVYPGLAVFFQNALIFFSFVHPL, encoded by the exons ATGGCAGGCTTCCTAGATAACTTCCGATGGCCAGAGTGTGAATGTATTGACTGGAGTGAGAGAAGGAATGCCGTGGCCTCCGTGGTTGCAGGCATATTG TTTTTTACAGGTTGGTGGATAATGATCGATGCTGCTGTGGTCTATCCTAAGCCTGAGCAGTTGAATCACGCTTTTCACACATGTGGTGTGTTTTCTACACTGGCTTTCTTCAT GATAAATGCTGTATCCAATGCGCAAGTGAGAGGTGACAGCTATGAAAGCGGCTGTTTAGGAAGAACAG GTGCTCGAGTCTGGCTCTTCATTGGTTTCATGCTGATGTTCGGGTCACTTATTGCCTCCATGTGGATTCTTTTTGGTGCATATGTTACTCAAA ATATTGATGTTTATCCTGGACTAGCTGTGTTCTTTCAAAATGCCCTTATATTTTTTAG CTTTGTCCATCCCCTCTAG
- the Tmem50b gene encoding transmembrane protein 50B isoform X2 — protein sequence MAGFLDNFRWPECECIDWSERRNAVASVVAGILFFTGWWIMIDAAVVYPKPEQLNHAFHTCGVFSTLAFFMINAVSNAQVRGDSYESGCLGRTGARVWLFIGFMLMFGSLIASMWILFGAYVTQNIDVYPGLAVFFQNALIFFRNVNSIMAVEH from the exons ATGGCAGGCTTCCTAGATAACTTCCGATGGCCAGAGTGTGAATGTATTGACTGGAGTGAGAGAAGGAATGCCGTGGCCTCCGTGGTTGCAGGCATATTG TTTTTTACAGGTTGGTGGATAATGATCGATGCTGCTGTGGTCTATCCTAAGCCTGAGCAGTTGAATCACGCTTTTCACACATGTGGTGTGTTTTCTACACTGGCTTTCTTCAT GATAAATGCTGTATCCAATGCGCAAGTGAGAGGTGACAGCTATGAAAGCGGCTGTTTAGGAAGAACAG GTGCTCGAGTCTGGCTCTTCATTGGTTTCATGCTGATGTTCGGGTCACTTATTGCCTCCATGTGGATTCTTTTTGGTGCATATGTTACTCAAA ATATTGATGTTTATCCTGGACTAGCTGTGTTCTTTCAAAATGCCCTTATATTTTTTAG AAATGTCAACAGCATCATGGCCGTGGAACATTAG